The following is a genomic window from Pygocentrus nattereri isolate fPygNat1 chromosome 8, fPygNat1.pri, whole genome shotgun sequence.
GCTTGAGTTCTCTGTCAGTatgctcacaatcatcagattcttatgctcagggaaggggtctgaagcaatACTGCCAGTGTTACTATATGTTCCTCCACACCTTGTGTGCAATAACACGTTACCACTGGAGAGGTActatataaacatatacataaacattttaaaatatcagcAATTATATCCCATTCCCCTATTCACAATTCACAATTCAAAGTTAAAGGGAATGTTTTGGCCTGGATTGCTTTTGGAATAAGGCctaatacagagcagccaatcagatcagaggtcatttatatatgttaatcttaaacaaacagtaaaacagtaacaaaacctatgcaaacatcataagtggacatcaaggaaaaaaagaaaaatgtaggatatggccTTTTTAAAAGGTAGAGGAAGAAGGGGTGTGGCTATGCAAAATCAACCACATCACACATTTAATTCTCATTAATAACACTATTATAATACTATTACAATTCAGTGAAACAAACAGCTTTTGACAGTATATGGCTCAAAATTTCCATACATACTGTGTTATTGTCACTGGAGCATGTTCAGGGAGCATCTTGAGAGAAAAGACTGTTTGGCTAATGTTGGTGTCTTGTCGCTCCTCCTCTTCTTGCAGACGTCCGCTGTTGCAGGCCCATCGCTGGCTCATGCTGCCTGTGCACAGTTTGGTGTGTCTGGCTGTGTTCGGCCTGTCCCTCCCACTGGCCATCAGCCTCTTCCCACAGATGTCTGAGGTACTGCTGCGATCATCCAGCACCGTCAGCTCAGACAGGAAGCAATGTTTTCAAACTCTCCCCAGTAAAGTCATGCTGCGAGACTCATTTTCCACAGCTGACCTGTCTGACATTCATTTTAGGGTGTGAGTGGGTTGTTTGCATGATGAATAATGAAGCTTTTGGCAGAGACTTGCTTGCTAATCACTTTTCTGCACTTCACAGATCCAGGCATCTCACCTTGAGCCGGAAATCGCCATGGCAACAGATTGCAAGGTGCTGACCTATAACAAGGGACTGTAACGAAAAGAGAAACACAGCGAGagaagaaactgagagaaaggcAAAGGGAGAAGGCAAATTATTCTCTGTCTAAGCAGCTGCCATCAACAGATTCCGAAGGCCATGTAGTGAGGTGGCTGCAGTGGATTCTTTAGAGAATTAAACTGTAGCTTTAGAGCAATACTCATATTCAATTAACTACCTTACCTTAACTCTCAAGccatttgtcagtttttttcatttatgagATTAATAATTGTGTATGTATGACAGTATTAACGTAAAAAGGTAACAAGGCCTTACAATATACAGGTTTATTACAGTATATGATATGAATGCGCAACAGTATATTatagtttattatatatatattataatataatttattatatatattataacagTATATTATAGTTTATATAACTTGTCTAGTTGTATgaattgtattatatttattacacTTATTACACTATAGCATTAATGGATACAAATGGTCTTGTACTGATATTTTCTGAAGGCCTGGATACACTGAGGTGATACAGTAGTATTAAACATTCAGCAACGTGTACCACTCATAATAGCCAGACATGGTGCCAACAACTGATCTAGTTTATACTGCAGTAAATTTTCATATATTGCAGGATTTTGCAGGAGAATATCAGTCTCGTTCTTATAGCATTGTTTTCTGCCATAGTCAACGCACACTAGTTTACAGCACTTTGCAAAAGCCAGAAACCCCCCTGCACACACCCcccatttgtttaatttccagtaaaaacaggcattaggtacaagttatttgttttatcaGCTATTTCCGTGAAAATTAGATATAAGGTAATATATTTACCTTACTTAATCTAGAACATCGAAGGATAATAAgcggggaaaaaaaattaaaagcaagACCTGGTAtaccaccaaaactgttaccctcagataaacagcacataaagcgttcatctttgagagagctGCACTGTTGTgccaaatctgaaaaaatccacaggtgtttctgtccatccttctactttgagacatctgaaaggatgtatagctgtcaagaagcccttattgagaaaagaaaaggcatAGTGgaagctggtgttctcagaccaccccagagtctagACCTGGCATTGAATGTGTGTGggattgtaaaaaaaacaaaacaaaacgaaaacaacttctaagactaaactttggaggtctgAAAACACagccctgcagatttctttgaaaaactgaaagctctgATAAATGTATAGAATGGAAACacaacatactgaaaaaaaattatattgttATTTAGGCGCCTGTGTAATTTTGTCTGTTAAGTGAATGTCTGTTTGTTGCTGACAAAACTTGTACTTGGCCATTTTGCCTGGAAATTCAATGTTAGGGGTGGTCTCTGaactttgcacagtactctgtTTTATCAGGTACCTGAAGGATGAACTTGTGTGAGACAACAGTAAGATTTCTCCTAAAACCAGTGCCAAATGTTCACATTATAGCCTACTCCATGCACCAAGGCCTTTAAAATGTGTACAGTAGGTTACTGATTATACTAGTTACACAGTGCGTACTTTATTACAGTGTATACTTTATTACACAGTGCAGTTTACTTGCAACTTTACCTCGCCTGTATTCCCTTTCCTTCATGTCTTAATACTTATGTACAACTCTGTGTACCCATGCATTTTAAAACCTAatgttcttaaaaatataacattttagaACTTGATATTTATCACTTGTACTGTACGTCAATGCCAGTCTGTGTCAAAAATGACCCTATATGAGATCTGTGAATTGAGGATGTATGAGATCTTTCtattgtattttgcacttcttaTTAAATAACACAATCATTTAACAATAAAGATAAGTATATTTAAGAGACCAAACGCTGTCTTCTTTTTTGTATTGCAACAAAGGAATTTCACAGaacaaagacagaaacacaTCTTGCAaggctttattatttttaccaaGAGATGACAGGATCCATTTAAATAGTTTAATACAGATATAAACAGCAGTAGAAAACATGAGCATTAGaaataatcaacaaaacaaactaGCTTTTCTCTCCCATTACCTCCAGTTTCTCACTCAGCTATCTGTGCATCACCACAGCCACCCACATTTCTCTGAGGGGTCAAAGATCAAGGGGAGGGGGGCATTCTTGGAATTCCTACTTGTTTTACACACTCCTCCTAGATGATGTCACCCTCTGGGTCACAGCCAGGGAGGTTTGGAGCGGGTGTTTTCCTTAGTAACTGCATCTACACAAACAGCATCATCTGAAAAACCTTCACAcggtggggggagagagagagcgtgtagGGTCTGCGCAGCTGTACTTTCAGAAGCATACAAGCATGCATAACCCTGCATGTTCACATAAGTATGGGTCTGAGCTCAGCACATGCTGCATGCTAGTCTTCCTTCCCATTTACTTCACAGTATTCCTCATTCTTGACAGTATTTTACTTGCATATTGCAAGACTGCTGCAAAATTCATCCTTCTGCAAAAATTAATAACACTGCATGTCATTCAATGACATTTACACTAATACTAAAacactggtttaaaaaaaaaaaaaaaaaaaaaaaaacgcttaaCACTACTTTGTTTGCAAAATGTGTTGGCGCAATTGTGCACTTGTGACTAAAGATTACAAATACAAGTACAAAGTAATGTTTAAAGtactacatttaaaatacatcatgtaaacaatgtttaaaGCTTACTTATAATGAGGTTTCTCTTTTGGGCTTTTTGGTGTTTCCACTACATTTCATATACTTGTTCTTCACAGACATGCATGGCCAAATAAGTGTTTAAAGCTTGTAGTGCAACATGagagtgaaaaaaataataccAGACGCTCCATGTGGATGATGTACTTTTCTATGTGTCTAAAAATCTTCACTACATTTTTTCCTAAAGGCCAGAGCATGCAGAcccaacaaacatcaacaaacgCATATGTTtatgtggtggatcattctttaTCCTTAAAAGTGTGTCTGTGGTATTTATTGGAAGATTCCAGAATgttctcactcattcacactattctagaatgttcttacTGATTCACTGTTCTGTGACGTTAACTTCCATTcacgctgttctagaatgttctctccatTCACACGGGTCTAGAATTTTTGTGCCATTCACTCCCCGCTGCACACTGAGCTAGAAGGGTCACCTAATTCACACCGTTCTACAGCGTTTGTCCTCAtgcacactgttctagaatgttcaccccaattcacactgctctaaaaTGTTTGCTCCAATTCACACTTCGTTAGTATGTTCTCTCCAttcgcactgttctagaatttTTGTGcctttcacattgtttttgaaTCTTCATCCCATTCACACTGCTTCACTTCGGTTCATCAGTTCTTTTGCATtctaaaacaatatatacactACACTGTAATGTTGAGATTTGTTTGGTTAGAGTGCCATGGCCTTAAGGTTTCTCCTACTGCTCACCTATAACCCGATCGACTACAGAAGAACTTTGGAGCAACATCAGTccagttgtgggactaaatGAAGACAGCAGGTGTTTGTGGAGGATGTATGTGTTGGCAAGGCAGGGGACAGTCCAGGTGAGCCTGGCCCAGGAGAAGCTCCTTCTCTCGGGACAGACAAGGTCCACTGATCTGCTGACTGTGCGAATGGTAGAGCCGCAGGAAGGACAGGATGGAGTGAGTCAGCCACAGAGCAGTCACACACCACAGAGCGATCTacagagcagaaagagagagtgaatatATAGAGTCAGCGCtttcataattaaataaaatgcatactCTGTAAAATCAAATCATACTGGATTGAGAAACCAGACCGTCTCAATGCGCAACTTTCTTACAGCTgagaaaacaaaactaaagttcTGACAAAAACAGGACACTGGATTTGTTCTATAATAAATCTAGTTTGAAATTTCGGAGAACTGCTTATTGCACAACATGACGTAAAGAAAGTTaaaatatttcatgtaatagcaaTAGTAGGCACATACAGCCTGCATTAACATAAGACCAGAAGGGCTGGTTTAGTATTACATTTCCCTCATTTTTAATAGAcaaatttccttttttgtttggaAGGAGTttaacttaataaaaaaaactggaaattcTGTATAAATCATGTTGTTAGCTTCTTCTATGGCAGTAGAGAGTTTCAGAAGTTTGAGCATGCTATCCCATGTTAATACTTCTGTTAAAGTAACCTTTAGAGAATAAAACctcaaatcagaaaaaaaaacaaaaaaaaacaaaaacaaaaaaaaaaaaaaaaaaaaactgtacaacTTGCAAAAACATGTAATGCCATGCTATACCTGTGCACAGGTGAGCTCTGAGTAGAACGAAGAGGTTTCCACGTCCAGATAGAGAGGCACAGACTGCGACTCGGCACAGCTAAAGAGACAATGAGCCATGAATGAGCAGCTCAGTGAATCAGTTTTGCCCAGCACAAGCTTATGTGTAATTCTTGCATGTGACTCAAATTCACACTGTCATTGATATGGTGTGATCCAAAAGAAACTTTATAAGGCAGATTTATGGTAGGTTTAATCAGGGATCATGTCACATGAGAAAGGTATCTACTGCTTTTAAAGCCACAGACTAAAAATAAGCAGCAATAAAAATTCAGTAACCTTCAATACGACTGTAATCTAGGCAGCACAGTATCATTGCAGTGTCATCAACATAGTTTATTTTATAGTGTTCCTGATAATATCTAATAAACCTGTTCATACAGCATAACTACAACATAATTACAACGTAGTACAAAGTTTATAtggaggtgggcgatatggcaaaaacatatCGCAATACTTCAGGATATGTTCACATTATATGATATGCCTCATGATATATATTTTGTGACTACCTGCAACAGACATAAAAGGTGGTATATTAACAAAACTATACAGACATACGCAAAACATTTGAGCCCTGATTAAATGGTATGTcttcttgattttctaactgaaaattaatcaacacacttctgcacatttattgcaattactgttcatttgctgaatttaacatattagggggaaaaaagataaaatgcgacctgtgcaaaagttgtcaCATTTTAGAATGTTCATAcattaaacacagcaaataaacagaaattatgcactaaaatgagcagaaaatgcaacctgcgtgttccctgtagagggcatattaatttattttcacttagaaatcaacaaaatatgcaatttGAGCAGTGGCATCCAAACTTTTCCAACACAACTGTAAATCCTATGAGTTTTTTTCCACATGCAACGCTGCaccaaatccaattaaacatgTTGATTATGCTCTCTTTAGTGTTTAAATAACTGACAATGCctatgatatgctcagaaaagtgtgTTATAATGTAATTGCTCAACCTTTCAAAGTTTCTATAGGTTTACAGCCTAAAAAACATGTTCACTTCTGAAGAAATCAATAGGTATCACTCACAAAAGCATAACAGTACTACAAAggaatatatacacacataaataaataaataacacacacacacacacacacacacacacacacacacacatacatacacagaacCTAATCACCATTCCAACTCTTTCCCTACCAAATCAGCACCAAGATCAAAAGCTAGTCAGGGTTCTTACCTGTATGGCCGAGTGTTCTGATCAGTGACAGTGTCGCACCAGGACACCAGGCCGAGGGTGAGGGTCACACTTGCTCCTCCAGAAAGGAAAAGCAGGCACAGGCTCAGCAGCAGTGTGAGGAAAGCAGAGAACAAGGTGCTGCAGCAGAGACAGACAAGAAATTATTACTGCTATGGCCAGGCAGCCAGAGGCCAAGAGACTATACTGATCATATACTGATCACAGGGCCACCCAGTAGCAAAGGTTTATATATGAATAGCTTACAGGTGATTATCACTTTTTAATATTGCAGTATTAGCCTGAACACAACTGTGCTTAACAGTCTATGATGTTAGCAAACTATGATGCAAATGTATATGCATATAcgttaatagtagtagtaatatgtaattattataataaaggCGGATATGCGACCATTTAGGCCATTGTATATGTTAATTTCATACtgctaataaaaaaacaatatagcCTAAAACACttcatataattattattattatgactaaAAGCCTACAACACACTTATCAATTGCTTACAGTTAACGTTACTCACTCGTCGTGCCTGCGGTGCAGGTAAAATAAACTCCTCCAGCTCTGCGTAGCGCCGTACAGCACAGTGAAGACCCCAACAAAAGTGGCGAACTGACAAGCAGCGGGCGGCCCCCACTGCTGCACGACCAGGTGCGTGACTTCTTCTGCCTCGCCGCCGCCCACAGTCAGGTTCTCTGTCCGCCAGAACCCCCGGCTGAAGAGCGCACAACGCCCCTTAAACGCAGAGCCGTTGAGTGCTAGTGGCACAACCACCAGCAGGCCCGCGATCACGGACAGGGTGTGGGCGGCGCAGTGTGCGAGCAACAGCCGCCGAACCAGCTCCATGTCTTCGGCCAGAGCAGAACTGGACTCCGCGTATGACCCGGGACAGAGCGCTCACCCCGGCCGCGCCTCTTTACTTACTATCGATTATGGTCTAAATTAGAGCCCGTGCTGCACGTTCACTATCAGTCAGACGCAGCTGCTCACTATCAGTCAGACGCAGGAACTCCACCCCTCCGACCCTACGTCACACATTCCGACGTGACGTTCTCAAAGCTGATTGGTCCGTTTTGCCACACTCGTCCTTTCAAATAATCAATGCAGTGTGGAAAATTCCACGGACCAGTCCACGAAAATAACATTTAAGCACTAATAACAGGATTGATgggcataaaatataaaatacttacataataatatataataaaatccGCAATAAATCCGTAATAATCCATTAGGACATAttcatgttttaattaattttgatCCATTTAATCAATTTCtatccaaatgttttttttataattaaaaaatataataatgtacCTTAAACACAAACGACTTACTTTTccatattaaattatttttgttcaCCTActgatttttaataaaaacaacaaatcgtttaaaatattgtgaataaaatactaaaattaCATGTAATCAACAAATCAAATAGGTTCTGTTAGATGCTCTTCCAAAGTACAACAACCCGCAGCACTTCAGCCCATtcagaacatgttctgtggCGTTTTTCCTTATGAAACCAATTGTGGCTGGACATGAATGGGTTAACAGAGGGGTGGGGCTGCCTCGCCGCTCTCAAAATAAGTGGGCCAGTAGATCAACGGTTATGTAAGCAGACCAGCAAAGACCCCCCCCCAACTTCAAACTGGGTCATGTGTTAGTTGTGTGTTTCCAGCGGCTTAAAAGCGCCCATATTAGGATTATGTGAAGCTCCTGGGCTTAGAAATGAAGATTTATCTGCGGCTGGTCGTGTAGACTCTCCTCACTGCTTCTGCATTCCAGAGCATCACTGCAGAGCCGTCTCTGTAGAGGAGAATCTGTGCCAAATCGAAAAGCATCACAACAGTGGGAAAATGCAATATAACGTCATTATTTTTCGACAGTGTCATACAGACTACATACAAAAGCTCTGTTACTGACCTCTGAAAGCAATACATGAAGCAAAAAATTGTGATATGGAGTCAGAATTGAATCCAATCTGCCTTGAAATGTAATGAAGGTACAGCTGCTGCTTTCCTCCCTGTAGTGTTTCAGATCGTTTTCTTCGTGTTACTGTTTAAATGCAATCTGGACTCGCTGCCCACatggaaaaatacatttcaaatgtatttatcaaatatatttttgcaatgcGTGAAAATTGCCAAATAGTGTACTTATTACATCAAAATTcaataaaatgcttttatttgtatttgttgttattttttaattgcaTGCAGTTTTAATAAAGGGTGCAGAAATAACTAAATGGAACtgacgtctgtgtgtgtgtgttgtactttGCATTAACCATGTATGTGTGCagtaaaacactcacacacaatgtatttcaaataagcacgatatcaaatcataactgcattttcacagagtatcaataCCCACAACACTTGCTTTTGCCATGTTAAAGGTTCATTtgctaatattttcaattatgATCATTTCAAACAGTAAAATGCATTAGACagtattttcatacattttcacatGCACTGATGTATTTTGACATAGATTTATTGTTTCTATggtacacttaaaaaaagatggttctttaagggttccttagtaaagaaaaatggttctatgtagtttgaaggtttctttgcatcaagaaagcgttcttcagattgatgggaaaTGAGcatgaatgtgttgtagattgttctatatatagaaactttttgaaatGGCTTCTGCATTCcagccaaaagggttcttctacttctttacaagcttgacatcaaacTCCTCTGGGTGCCTAtataaaatccttttcaaaaagattctatatagaaacatatacaGCACATGAAGAACCCTTTCGTGATGCAAAGAatgttaatcatgcaaagagttctttgagtgttcctggttctacatagaaacattgtctttactaaataacccttaAAAGAACCAGCTTCTTAAGTCAGAGGCAGCACGTGATGGAATGTGGGATTAAAAATTGGGGAAGCCTCTTTTATTATCATCAGACCTCAAACGGTGACATGAATGAAGCAAATGCACTGATTAGGccaaacattatgaccacctccttgtttctatgctcattgcccattttaacagctccacttaccatataggtgcacattgtagttctacagttacagactgtagtccatctgtttctctgatacttttttgcccccttttaccctgttcttcagtgctcaggacccccatggactctcacagagcaggtactacttgggcggtggctcattctcagcaccgcagtaatactgacatggtggtgtgttacgctggtctgagtggatcagacacctcCAGAGAACTCCAGAGAAAATCTGAAGAATATGTTTtccttggggactattttgactTATAACGCCTTGCTTGTACCTCCACTAAGagtggattaaaataaatgggttAACAAGACTCTTTAGGCCAAACCTTTATCACAAATCTCTTTTACACAAATAACCGTCTGGTGTAAAATCTTTCTGGGACGcaacttttagaggtggatgtctggttcctatcaccaccactgacaaaaactctgactcagtaagtttctcgaAAACagcgcatttcacaccaaactgctctgaatgactttgtttatatatgaACCACTTAAATGTgtggaacttttgaaaaattggtggagttccccttcaatTCTATGTTGACACCTGTACCAAGAGAAATTCCTTGTGCACgttttgattctgattctgatcgtCTAGCGATGTTGCCAACTCATTTTCAGGCGAAGTTTCTGCAGGCTGGTCAATTTTGTTGTTAAACGTTGCTAAATCACGCGCCATGATATCGCGTGATGACGTCGTTACCTAGTGACGTAAACTCAGTCAtaacataaaatacacaatgcCTACTTAAACATACTGGTCACCTGGACGAAAAGTGTGATTTTAGATCTATTTGTTTActatcacatttttttttttgtaaaagtaatATCAAcgcaataaaaaaacacaaatacatcgaaataaaaaacatttaaaacacgaTACATCTAATTTTACATCTAATTAATTACAATTACTCATTGTTGAACAATTACATTttagttaatttatttttaaatcaaagtTCACCTTTGCAGTCAGACCAGTGTTGTGACTGTGACAGAAAGTAAGGTTTGTATCACTTAGAGGGAAAATGTGTGCCCTttaatttcaaataaatgttaaaagtaGCTGTATTTGTTGCTGGGTGCTTTGTGATGAGCAAAGTTGCCATGACAGTCCGGAAAAGTTGCATCTATCAAAACTGCTAAACTGGCGTCACTATCCAGGTTCTGGGTGCAATGACAGTGGCGCTAGGGGGCGGTATGTGTCCGAGTGGCGCTCAGAACTACAACGAAAGCGAAGAGCAAAGATCTTTCTAGTACAGTTTTAATATCCCAGTCCACCCAGCAGACGGAGTCCAGCTGTTAATCTTCCATCTTTCAGCtcacaaatggacaaaaaggTAAGCGTGATAAACAGTCGTGGTGCCGACCTGTTGGCGGTGAGTTGTTCTGTCTTGTTTTGGGGGAGGGCAGGGAGATGAGGAGTGAGGGAGGCGCCCTCGTGGATCTCTGACACCTCTGGCTGCGTGGATCTCATTCAAAACAAATGAAGTCACCTGATTACCTTTATTACATGAAAGGGTTTTGAGGATGTTTTACTTCTCTCTGCAAAAATAGAAACCGAGAAAACTGTATTTGTGCACCTGTAAAATGtctatgaatgaatgaaagttaGATTCTGAATTATTAACGTTAGTCTACGATAGTTTGGTGCACGAGACGTTTAGCTAGATAAATTAGCTAAAACATTAGCAATAAAGCTGGCCATTAATAGCTcgttctttgcttttctctacCTGCATTAAGATTTATTTATGTGCTTGACAGCGTTTACTGTCAATATGTGTTGGGTAAGTTAATGAGGAAGGAAATTAGACATTTCAAAAGGGACCAGTCAGTCTGTGAAGGTGTTTAATCATCCAGGTCATTGAATGTCCTGTAGTTTTAAATCAGTGAGACTGGAGTGGAGTTGGGAATACGACAGTATTTattgatattgtgatatattacatcactgtgtcacaatatgcttttctgagcatcgtggatatcatcagtaacTTAAAATCACTTTTGAACTGATTTTAAAACTAAAGCATGATTTGCCCTGTTTAGTTGGATTcagagcagcacagtgtgtgaaattttGAATACAAATAATTGGATTcatatagtattttttaaatgtggcattactTACTTTGTTCTAATTTATCAGATGTCAAAAAAGATAAATATCGTGATGCATAGTGTATCGTAAAAAAATGTCCTGAAGTATCATGATGATACATTTTGCCATACCACTCACCTCAAGACTGGAGAAACTGGATGAAGACTGGATGTTACAACTAAGGAGATGTTGTATATATGAAAATACACACTTTCTGAAATGTTGTATAATACTACTATAATGATCTATacaaaattatatcaaaaaaatTATTATAGTAGAAAATTATTATATGGGGAGGGCCAGCATTTTCACAGGGCAGGACTAATATACACGCAGGTGTGTATATTAGTCATTCTCTGCTCAGGACGTTATTACACCACGTCTTAACATACAAAATAGTTGTAGAGACCACCCGGACTAACTGCAGGCGAACCAATGCTCCAAAATCaacatgcagaacattttgAATACGCTACAGTATTATACTCATGTGGTATCCAGTAGCAATGGCCCAAATTACTGTAAGATTGTTGTAGAAATCCTTCAGCACATTCCTGTAGTATGACTATGCGTGTTTTCCATGAGGGTCTACTATGAGAATCAGTTTTAAGTTTCAGCTGCCTATGCAAATTCACAGTCCTGCATTGctgacaggtttttttttttttgtcaggcATCAGATGGTGCTGCTGCAGAGGAAAGCCCCGAGGAGGAGAGCTGCTCGGCGTCATGCTCCGGGGCCTCCGGAGGCTCCAGCTCACAAGTGGAAGCCCAGCTGGCTGAGGCCATGCGGTTAAAAATGGAAGGGAACTCATTTTACCGGGAGAAGAAAGTGCGCTCCGCCATCGGACGTTATCACCGTGCCTTGATTGTTCTTCGCGGCCTCGACTCAGAAGTGATGTCAACACTTAAAGGATTCGGTTCTCAGTTGCCCACCCTCACCCCGGAACAAGAAGAA
Proteins encoded in this region:
- the zgc:153018 gene encoding transmembrane protein 179, coding for MELVRRLLLAHCAAHTLSVIAGLLVVVPLALNGSAFKGRCALFSRGFWRTENLTVGGGEAEEVTHLVVQQWGPPAACQFATFVGVFTVLYGATQSWRSLFYLHRRHDDTLFSAFLTLLLSLCLLFLSGGASVTLTLGLVSWCDTVTDQNTRPYSCAESQSVPLYLDVETSSFYSELTCAQIALWCVTALWLTHSILSFLRLYHSHSQQISGPCLSREKELLLGQAHLDCPLPCQHIHPPQTPAVFI